The genomic interval AGATCGAGATCCCAGTTCTGCGCATTCATCATGCCCTGCGCCCGTGCTTCGCCGCGCTCCGAGAGCGTGTAGACGGAAGCGCCTTGGGTTTCGCGATTGTGGTTCGCGTCGGCGTGCACCGAGATGAAGAGGTCAGCGTTCTGCGCACGTGAGAATTGCACGCGCTGCTCAAGCGGAATGAAATTGTCGGCGTCACGCGTCAGGCGAACGCGGTAATTGCCCCGCGATTCCAATGCGTCCCGCAGTTTCAACGCCGCATCGAGAACCACATCCTTTTCGCGCACACCGGTCACGCCCACAGCGCCCGGATCGCGACCGCCATGGCCGGCGTCGATCACAATGGTGCGGCGTTGGGCGCTACGGCCAGGACGCTCAACAGGCTGCGGCGCGGCCACGAACGGCGCATTCGGCGCAAGATCGAAGCTCACTTCGGGCGAACGGCGCCCACCCAATTCTTGGCGCATCAGGCTCGCTGGCGCTTCAAGGTCGAGCACCAGCCGCGAAATCCCATCGGGCCGCGGCGCGTAGCGATAACGGCGGACAACCCCGCCACCCGGACCTTCGCCGCTCGTGCCGGGCAATGCCAACGTCGTGTTGGCGAGATCGATCACGAAGCGATGCGGATCGGCCAAAAAGAAAGTGCGCGCCGTGGCAGGGCGATCGAGCGCGATCGTTACCCGGCTAGAGGCTCCGGAAGCCTGAACCAGCACGCCACGCACCGCCGCCGGGACATCGGCCCAGGCGTTGCCGCTCACCGCCGCGCCCATAAGGGTCGTGGCGCCAGCGGTCAAAAGGGTGCGGCGGCTGATATTCATGAACGCCGAGAAACTAACCGTTCCGGCTTGATATCGAGTTGAAAAGGAAGGTGAATCTGATGGTAACCACAGCTGGTGACGCAGTCGTGACACAGCGTCCGTCGCGAACAGGCTTGCGCTAGGGAATAGGCGCCTGAAAGTACGTTCATGCGGAGCCTGGGAGGAGTGCTCGTCGCGGCCTTAGTGGGCCTTGCCGCGCCCGCGGGCGCGCAAGACACCCTATTGGCGTCCAGCGCCGCCATCGAACTCCGCCAGATGTGCGAGGCCGACCGCGCCACCCTTTGGGGCGCAGACCTCTGCGGACCCCTCATCGTGGTCGATCCTGCCACCCGGCAAGCGTGGGCGACGCAGCCGGATCAGGACGGGACGTTCCGGTTCTCAGGTTCTGGCTGGAGTGGAGCCCTGCCCGCCAGCGTGCCCGTGGCCAATTCCACGGTCGCGTGGGACGGCGTCCGCTGGATCATGGTTATGGCCCCGTTACCGGAGGACGCCACCGAGCGCCGGGTGCTGATCGCGCATGAGGCCTGGCATCGCGCCCAAGACTCGCTCGGTCTAACCGCGCGCGGGGCTGACAACGCTCATCTCGAGACCGAACGCGGCCGCTTGCTGATGCGCCTGGAATTTCGCGCGCTAGCGACGGCCATGCGCTCCCGAAGCGCGCCCCGGCGTCGCGCGGCGCGGGACGCCATGTTCTTCCGCAACATGCGCCTCGCAGAGTTTTTGAACGCGCCTTATGCCGAAGCGAGCTTGGACCGTAACGAGGGTTTGGCGTCCTACACCGGTGTTAGGCTCGGCGCCGGCAGCGGCGCGGCGGCAGATCTTTATGCGGCGCGCACGCTCGATCGCTATGATCGTCATGACGCATTGGCGCGCTCTTACGCCTACGCGAGCGGCCCCGCCTACGGCCTTCTGCTCGACGAAAATCGCCCGACATGGCGCGGCGCGCTTGGCGAGGCCTCGCCAGGTGACTTGCTAAACGTCGCGGTCCGTCCCGACCCCTACAGCCCCGAGACCTTCATCCGGCTTGCCGCCCGCTATGGCGGGGACGCCATCGCCGCCGAAGAGCGCACCCGGGCCCAGGAGCGCGCGGTGGTGGTGGCGGCTTTTCGCGCCCAGTATGGCGCGGGGCCTCGGCTCGTCTTGAACGTGGCGCGCATGCAGATGGAGTTCGATCCAGAACAGGTCACCCCGATCGATGGCCTGGGTAGCGTCTACCGAACCCTTACGGTTCGGGATGCCTGGGGTGAGTTGAGAGCAACCGAAGGCGCGCTAATTTCTAGCGACTTCACGCAGATCGTGGTGGCTAATCCTGGCCCAGATGGCCTGAGCGGCCCCGGTTGGGCGCTTTCCGCCCGACCCGGTCTTTACGTGCTGCCGCCCGATCAAACCGGCGCGCGCAGCATTGTAGAGGCGCCTTAAGGTAGCCATTTACCTCATCGTTCCGGCTCGCAGTGCTTTCTTTCGCAACACAAATCATGCATGGTGCCGCTCATCGCCGCGTGCGCCGCCTGAGGAGCGTCCTCAAGAGCGCCCGGCGCGCTCCCGCCTCGCGGATCGGCGTCTGGCCCCGCGGCGCTTTTGGCGCCGGTTTTCGGACCAAAAGACACGTTCGCACCGGAGCGTAAGCGCCGCCCGCAAGCGGCGTACTTTGGAGCCACGTATGAACCTCGTTGCGTTTGATTTGGGAGCCGGCCGCTTCTGCGCCGTTCGCCCGGTCGCGTCCGAGGCTCAATCTATTCACTTGAATTCGCGCCGCCTCGCCGCCTCCGCCCCGGATCTCTCCGGACGCTCGGAAGCTTGTGCGCGCCGCGCGACCGGAGCCCTTATTTATGGCCAAGACCATGCTGATCGACGCTGCCCACCCGGAAGAAACCCGGGTCGCGGTGCTCGACGGAAAAATCGTTGAAGATTTCGACTTCGAGACACAGAACCGGAAGCAACTCAGAGGCAACATTTACCTGGCGAAGGTGACGCGCGTTGAGCCGTCGCTGCAGGCAGCGTTCGTTGAGTACGGCGGCAACCGCCACGGCTTCCTGGCCTTCTCCGAAATCCACCCCGACTATTACGCGATCCCGCACGCCGATCAGGAATCGATCAAGGCGGAGCTCGCCGAAGCGGAAGCCGAAGCCGAGAAGGCTGATGAAGATGACGACGCGCTCGATGAGCGCCGTCGCCGCATCCTGACGCGCCGCTACAAGATCCAGGAAGTGATCCGCCGTCGGCAGATCATGCTGGTGCAGGTTGTGAAGGAAGAGCGCGGCAACAAAGGCGCGGCTCTCACGACGTATCTCTCGCTCGCCGGCCGCTATTGCGTGCTGATGCCGAACACCGGCCGTGGTGGCGGCATCTCGCGCAAGATCACGCAAGCGACCGACCGCAAGCGTCTGAAGAAAATCGCGCAGGACCTCGAAGTGCCACAAGGCCAGGGCCTCATCATCCGCACCGCGGGCGCCAAGCGCACCAAGACCGAGATCAAGCGCGACTACGAATATCTCTCGCGCGCGTGGGAAACCATCCGCGACGAAACGCTGAAGAGCGTGGCGCCGGCGTTGATCTACGAGGAAAGCTCGCTGGTAAAACGCGCGATCCGCGATCTCTACGACAAAGACGTCGATGAAATTCACGTCGATGGCGAAGGCGCCTACAAGGAAGCCAAAGACTTCGTGCGGATGCTGATGCCGTCGCACGCCAAGCGCGTGCATCTGTGGAAGGACGAAACACCGATCTTCGCCAAGCACGGCGTCGACCAGCAGCTGGATTCGATCTATTCGCCAATCGTGCATCTGAAGAGCGGCGGCTACATCGTGATCAACCAAGCGGAAGCCTTGGTCGCGATCGATGTGAACTCCGGCCGCTCCACGCGCGAGCGCAACATCGAACAAACCGCGTTCAAGACCAATTGCGAGGCCGCCGACGAAGCGGCCCGGCAAATGCGTCTGCGCGATCTGGCCGGGCTGATCGTTATCGACTTCATCGACATGGAGGAGCCGAAGAACGATCGCGTCGTTGAAAAGCGGATGAAGGACAATCTCCGCTTCGATCGCGCTCGCGTGCAGATGGGCAAGATCAGCGGCTTCGGCTTGCTTGAGCTGTCCCGTCAGCGCCGCCGCACCGGCGTGCTGGAAGGCACCAGCCACGTTTGCGAAGTCTGCCAAGGCGCAGGCCGCGTACGCTCGGTGGAATCCGCCGCGCTCGCCCTGCTCCGCGCGCTGGATGAAGCCAGCGCCAAGCAGAAGAACCACACCATCGAAGCGCGCACCGCAACGGAAGTCGCCCTCTACCTGCTGAACGAAAAGCGCGAGTCGCTCGCTGTGATGGAAGCGCATCGCCACGTCCGCGTGCGTATCTCGGGCGCGTCCGGCATGACGTCCGGCGATTTCGAGATCAACATCGGCGCAGACACCTTCGAGGAAGAGGAAGTCGGGGCCGAGGCGACGCCAGTGCGGCGCGGCAGGGCGGCAGTCGAAGCGGCGGAAGAAGAACTCGACGCCGAGATCGAAGAGATCGAAGACGAAGCCGAGGAAGACGCCGACGCTGACGCCGAACTGCCAAAACAAGTCGCGGCGAGCGATGCCGATAGCGACGACAAGCGCGGACGCCGCCGTCGCGGACGCCGGGGCGGCAGACGCCGCCGTGAGGGCGAGCCAGCTGAGCCGCGTGAAGGCGGCGAGGAAGAGGAGGCGCAACCTGTCGTCGCGCGCGAAGTGCGCGCCGAGCGTCCCGAACGTGAACGCGCCGAGCGTGGACGCAACGGCAAGCGCCGCCGTCGCGGCCGTGGCCGCGGCCGGCGCGTGTACGAAGTGGACGGCGGCGAATGGCTCGATTTCGTGGGCGCGGACCTGAAGCACCTCTCGCCTCGTCCAGAGCCGCGCGGACGCAACGGGGCCGCGCACCGGTCAGACCGGCCCGAACGCGAGCAGCCCGAAGAAACCCACGCGGAAGCCGAAGTGATCGTGCATCAGGCCATGGAAACAGCGCCTGAGCCTACGCCAGCGCCCATCGCTATGGCGGCCGAAATCGCGCCACAGCCCGGCACGGTGGAAGAGCCGCCGCCGCGGTTTGACGAGTCGTCGATCGACTACGAGCCTGACCAGGAGCGGCGCGACAAATTCCTGTCGCGGTTCTCGCGTTGGGCGAAGAAGGGCGGATGACCAAGCGCTAAGGCGGCTGGCCTTGCTGGCGCCTTAAAGCGTGGCTTCAAACGCTGTAACGTCTGGACGGCATCCAAGGAGCGGGTATGGCCGCGTCACTTTCCCATGCGCTGAAAACTTGCGCAGGCTTTGCGGCGGCGGCGAGTGCCGCTGTGCTTTTGTCGGTCAGCGACGCGTCAGCGCAATCGATGATCCGCGACGCCGAGATCGAGGATTCGCTTCACGTCTATACAGCGCCGCTGTTGACCGCCGCCGGTCTCACCCCGGCGGACATCGACCTCTACATCATCAACGACGACTCGATTAACGCGTTCGTCTCCAACGGTCAGAACATCTTCGTCCACACCGGGCTGATCCTGGCCGCGGACAACCCAAACGAATTGCTCGGCGTGCTCGCGCACGAAACCGGCCATATCGCCGGCGGTCACTTGGCGCGTTCGCGCGAAGCGATCGGCCAATCGATGGGGGTGTCGCTGATCTCGATCGGCCTGGGCGTGCTCGCCATCGCCGCCGGCGCGCCGGACGCAGGCGCTGCCCTCATCTCGGGCTCGCAGGCCTTCGCAATGGGCAATTATGTGCGCCACACGCAAGTGCAGGAATCGGCCGCTGACCAGGCGGCGATGCAGTACCTCGAACGGACGGGCCAATCCGGCCAGGGCCTCGTCGATTTCTTCAACGAGAACATGCGGCCCTACGAATTCATGATGCGCCGCGCCCCGCCGTATCTGATCACACACCCCTATTCGTCCGACCGCGTCGAATCGCTGCGCGTGAGAGTCGAAGAGCAACCGCACCATGACGCGACGGACTCGGCGGAGAATTTGCGCCGCTTTGCGTTCATGCAAGCCAAGCTCGTCGGCTTCCTGCGCACCGAGGCGCAGACGCTCTCGCGTTATCCGACCAGCGACACCTCGCAGCCGGCGCGGTATGCGCGGGCGGTGGCGTATTATCGCGCCTCGCAGCTCGACTTGGCGCGCGGTGAACTGAACGTGCTGATCGCCGAGGATCCCAACAACGCCTACTTCCAGGAGCTGATGGGCCAGATCCTGTTCGAGAACGGACGCGCCGAGGAATCGATCCCGTACCACCAGCGCTCCAACGATCTGGCGCCGAACCAGCCGCTGCTGCAAATCAATCTGGCGCGCGCGCTGACGGCCGCACGTGGCCGTGCTGGCGCGGACGCGGCCGTGCCGCTGCTGCAAGCCGCGATCGACCGCGAACCCGACAACGCCTTTGCGTGGCGCGAATTGGCGCAAGCGCGGAACCAGCAGGGCAACGAATCCCTGGCCGAGCTCGCCTCCGCCGAACAAAATTTCGCGATCGGCAACTTCCCGGCGGCGCTCAACTTCGCCGAGCGGGCGCGCCGTGGGTTGGCGCGCAACACGCCATCCTATCAGCGCTCGGTGGACATCGTGACGTTCTCATCGACGCAGATCCGCGACATGGACCGCGAGCGCCGCCGCTAGCGCAAACGCTTGCGCGGCGAGCGCGGAGCGGTCATGTCCTCAGCGCAATTCTGGAGACGCCCCATGGCGCGCTTTCTCGCGGGCCTCGCCGCCCTTTTCGCTCTCATCTTGACGCCGGCTTCGGCGCAAAGCTTCAACGCGCAGGAGCAGGCCGAGATGCGCGCCATCGTGCGCGAGTATCTGGTCAACAATCCCGACGTGCTGCGCGAAGCGCTGGATGCGCTGGCGGAGCGGACGGAGTCCGAACGCTGGCAGCGGCTCAAATCCGACAACCGCGATTTCTCGCTGGGGCCGGCGGACGCGCCAATCGTGATCGTGGAATTCTTCGACTATCGCTGCGGTTTTTGCCACGCGGCTTTGGAATGGGTGACGGATGTTTCTCGCACGCGGCGCGATGTGCGCGTCGTGTTCAAGGAGTTTCCGATCCTCTCCGAGGAATCCATGGAAGCCTCGCGCGCGGCGATCGCGGCGATGCCGCAAGGGCGTTATTGGGCGTTTCACCAGGCGCTGATGGGCTTTCGCGGCGATCTAACGTCAGCGCGGATCGATCAGCTTGCACGCGACAGCGGCATCGATGTAGCGCGGATGCGGCGCGGCATGGAGTCCGAAGCGATCACGCAGCTGATCATGGACAACCGCGCCCACGCCATCGAGATGGACAACACCGCAACGCCGATCTTCATCATCAATGGCGAAATGGTCGCCGGCTTCAATCGCCCGCTGCTGGAAACGCGTCTACGCGAAGCTACGCGCGAAGCACGGGCGCGGCGGCAAGCGTCGCGCTAAAGCCGGCCGGTTGCTGACGCGGCGACGAGCTCGAGCTGACGAAACAGTAGCGGGCGCTCGGCGCCGCCTGTCTTCAACGTCGCGGCGTAGCCGGGCGTCAGCGCCAAGTAGCCGATAGCGGGGAACGCGTCCGCGGGGACGGCGTGAGTGCGCGCTTGCGCGTATGCGTTCATGGCGCGCGTGATCTCATCGTCCCTTGAAACGCCGGCGAGCGACGTGCGGCGATTGCGGACGAAACCCAGACCGCCCCAGGCGCGCGCCGCTTGAGTGATAAACGCCTCAGGCATCTCTGCGCCGCACGCGATTAGGGCGAGGCGCATGAGTTGGCCGGCGGTGGCGTCCAGGTAGGCGCTGAACGCTGCTTCGTTCTCGAATGGCGTCGCATCGAGATCGCGGGCGCGCGCGTCGATCAGATCTTCAAGGGCTTGGCGCGGCCAGAGCTTGCGGCTTTGCGCGAGTGCATCGACCACCGGATGCGCGCGCGGTGTCCGGCCTTCATGGATTTCAGCCATCGCCTCGCGCCACCAGGCCAAGCGGATATCGCCCAGGGTTGGCTGCGACACGATTTCCGCGGTACGGGCGAGTTCGTAGTTGAGCGCATAAAGCGCAATCAGGTCGCCGCGCACGTCCGCCGGCGCAAAGCGGCTGGCGAGCCAGCGATCTTCATCGACGCGGCGAACGGTTTCGCTGATGTCGCCAATCTGAGTCATTCCAGGATCGCGGAGCGATACCTGGAATCCAGGGCAGACGATTCGTCATTGGCCCTGGATTCCAGATCGGCCTCCGGCCGTCTGGAATGGCTCATAATCTCGTCCCTAGAACAACGTGCTCGCGCCGGTCATCGCCACCAGCATCGGCACGGACAGGAACGTGTTCGTGCGCGAGAACAGCATCGCGGTTTTGCCGGCGGCGGCTTTCGCGGCGGGCTCGAGGCTCGCATAGCGATCGCCGATGTTGAGCGCCTTTTGCTGGTTCGGCCAGATGATGAACCACACGTTGAACCACATCGCGATGGCCAGCCACATGCCGATGCCGATCAGAATGTGCTTCGGCACCGCAAACGCCGGATCATCAGCGGCGCCGAGCGTCAGCGCCTGCAATAGATAACCCTGGTTCCAGGCCAACAAGAGCCC from Terricaulis silvestris carries:
- a CDS encoding N-acetylmuramoyl-L-alanine amidase, with the translated sequence MNISRRTLLTAGATTLMGAAVSGNAWADVPAAVRGVLVQASGASSRVTIALDRPATARTFFLADPHRFVIDLANTTLALPGTSGEGPGGGVVRRYRYAPRPDGISRLVLDLEAPASLMRQELGGRRSPEVSFDLAPNAPFVAAPQPVERPGRSAQRRTIVIDAGHGGRDPGAVGVTGVREKDVVLDAALKLRDALESRGNYRVRLTRDADNFIPLEQRVQFSRAQNADLFISVHADANHNRETQGASVYTLSERGEARAQGMMNAQNWDLDLGDAPRQGVTHDILVDLAQRETTNRSAQFAQVVIPRLGEVAPLLRNTHRNAGLFVLLAPDVPAVLIETGFLSNVTDERRLSDPNARERMANAMAGAVDAYFAAPQTYASA
- a CDS encoding Rne/Rng family ribonuclease, giving the protein MAKTMLIDAAHPEETRVAVLDGKIVEDFDFETQNRKQLRGNIYLAKVTRVEPSLQAAFVEYGGNRHGFLAFSEIHPDYYAIPHADQESIKAELAEAEAEAEKADEDDDALDERRRRILTRRYKIQEVIRRRQIMLVQVVKEERGNKGAALTTYLSLAGRYCVLMPNTGRGGGISRKITQATDRKRLKKIAQDLEVPQGQGLIIRTAGAKRTKTEIKRDYEYLSRAWETIRDETLKSVAPALIYEESSLVKRAIRDLYDKDVDEIHVDGEGAYKEAKDFVRMLMPSHAKRVHLWKDETPIFAKHGVDQQLDSIYSPIVHLKSGGYIVINQAEALVAIDVNSGRSTRERNIEQTAFKTNCEAADEAARQMRLRDLAGLIVIDFIDMEEPKNDRVVEKRMKDNLRFDRARVQMGKISGFGLLELSRQRRRTGVLEGTSHVCEVCQGAGRVRSVESAALALLRALDEASAKQKNHTIEARTATEVALYLLNEKRESLAVMEAHRHVRVRISGASGMTSGDFEINIGADTFEEEEVGAEATPVRRGRAAVEAAEEELDAEIEEIEDEAEEDADADAELPKQVAASDADSDDKRGRRRRGRRGGRRRREGEPAEPREGGEEEEAQPVVAREVRAERPERERAERGRNGKRRRRGRGRGRRVYEVDGGEWLDFVGADLKHLSPRPEPRGRNGAAHRSDRPEREQPEETHAEAEVIVHQAMETAPEPTPAPIAMAAEIAPQPGTVEEPPPRFDESSIDYEPDQERRDKFLSRFSRWAKKGG
- a CDS encoding M48 family metalloprotease, which gives rise to MAASLSHALKTCAGFAAAASAAVLLSVSDASAQSMIRDAEIEDSLHVYTAPLLTAAGLTPADIDLYIINDDSINAFVSNGQNIFVHTGLILAADNPNELLGVLAHETGHIAGGHLARSREAIGQSMGVSLISIGLGVLAIAAGAPDAGAALISGSQAFAMGNYVRHTQVQESAADQAAMQYLERTGQSGQGLVDFFNENMRPYEFMMRRAPPYLITHPYSSDRVESLRVRVEEQPHHDATDSAENLRRFAFMQAKLVGFLRTEAQTLSRYPTSDTSQPARYARAVAYYRASQLDLARGELNVLIAEDPNNAYFQELMGQILFENGRAEESIPYHQRSNDLAPNQPLLQINLARALTAARGRAGADAAVPLLQAAIDREPDNAFAWRELAQARNQQGNESLAELASAEQNFAIGNFPAALNFAERARRGLARNTPSYQRSVDIVTFSSTQIRDMDRERRR
- a CDS encoding DsbA family protein, with the protein product MARFLAGLAALFALILTPASAQSFNAQEQAEMRAIVREYLVNNPDVLREALDALAERTESERWQRLKSDNRDFSLGPADAPIVIVEFFDYRCGFCHAALEWVTDVSRTRRDVRVVFKEFPILSEESMEASRAAIAAMPQGRYWAFHQALMGFRGDLTSARIDQLARDSGIDVARMRRGMESEAITQLIMDNRAHAIEMDNTATPIFIINGEMVAGFNRPLLETRLREATREARARRQASR
- a CDS encoding phytoene/squalene synthase family protein, giving the protein MTQIGDISETVRRVDEDRWLASRFAPADVRGDLIALYALNYELARTAEIVSQPTLGDIRLAWWREAMAEIHEGRTPRAHPVVDALAQSRKLWPRQALEDLIDARARDLDATPFENEAAFSAYLDATAGQLMRLALIACGAEMPEAFITQAARAWGGLGFVRNRRTSLAGVSRDDEITRAMNAYAQARTHAVPADAFPAIGYLALTPGYAATLKTGGAERPLLFRQLELVAASATGRL
- a CDS encoding urate hydroxylase PuuD → MAWFLSNLRYVAWTALAVGALFLIYFAMGVAGYTFGDGAFWEAALRWGHVLVAIMWVGHLYYFNFTQIPNMPKIPDEQKPAVTKVIAPAALYWFRWGAMLTLITGLLLAWNQGYLLQALTLGAADDPAFAVPKHILIGIGMWLAIAMWFNVWFIIWPNQQKALNIGDRYASLEPAAKAAAGKTAMLFSRTNTFLSVPMLVAMTGASTLF